A stretch of the Anaeromyxobacter sp. genome encodes the following:
- the hisH gene encoding imidazole glycerol phosphate synthase subunit HisH has translation MTRGPRPPGTVALVDYGAGNLRSVENALREVGAEVVVTHDPAVVRRADRVVVPGQGAMPACADAMRRSGVEAALREAIDRGAPVLGICVGLQILFEAGEEAGGARGLGLIPGTIRRLPSGVKLPHIGWSPVRAAGPLHPLFAPLDGQYVYFAHSYAAPAEAPGVQLLAEHGVPYCAGLARGNLFAVQFHPEKSQQVGLAFLRRFVEV, from the coding sequence GTGACCCGAGGCCCCAGGCCGCCCGGCACCGTGGCGCTGGTGGACTACGGCGCCGGCAACCTGCGCTCGGTGGAGAACGCCCTGCGCGAGGTGGGCGCCGAGGTGGTGGTGACGCACGACCCGGCGGTGGTGCGGCGCGCCGACCGGGTGGTGGTGCCGGGCCAGGGGGCCATGCCGGCCTGCGCCGACGCCATGCGCAGGAGCGGCGTGGAGGCGGCGCTGCGGGAGGCCATCGACCGCGGCGCGCCGGTCCTGGGCATCTGCGTGGGGCTGCAGATCCTCTTCGAGGCCGGCGAGGAGGCCGGCGGCGCCCGCGGGCTGGGGCTCATCCCCGGCACCATCCGCCGGCTGCCCTCGGGCGTGAAGCTGCCGCACATCGGCTGGTCGCCGGTGCGCGCCGCCGGCCCGCTCCACCCGCTCTTCGCCCCGCTCGACGGGCAGTACGTCTACTTCGCCCACAGCTACGCCGCGCCGGCCGAGGCCCCCGGCGTGCAGCTGCTGGCCGAGCACGGCGTGCCGTACTGCGCCGGCCTGGCGCGCGGCAACCTGTTCGCGGTGCAGTTCCACCCGGAGAAGAGCCAGCAGGTCGGGCTGGCCTTCCTGCGCCGCTTCGTGGAGGTCTAG
- the hisA gene encoding 1-(5-phosphoribosyl)-5-[(5-phosphoribosylamino)methylideneamino]imidazole-4-carboxamide isomerase, protein MLVIPAIDLMGGEVVRLEKGDFATRKVYSRHPAEQAAEFLAAGATRLHVVDLDGARAGRPINLDTVRDICAVQGLEIELGGGLRSLADVERVLALGVRYAVLGTAAVERLDLVRQACQRFPGQVVCGIDARNGEVKVAGWLEGSGLKAAEVARRVKEAGVTLVEYTDVARDGMFTGVDAAGAAALQAEAGLPVVASGGVASLDDVTACLAAGVAGLIVGKALYEGRFTLAAAVALARTPAGAAAGPRPA, encoded by the coding sequence GTGCTGGTCATCCCGGCGATCGATCTGATGGGCGGCGAGGTGGTGCGCCTGGAGAAGGGCGACTTCGCCACCAGGAAGGTCTACTCGCGCCACCCGGCCGAGCAGGCCGCCGAGTTCCTGGCCGCCGGCGCCACCCGGCTGCACGTGGTGGACCTGGACGGCGCCAGGGCCGGCCGGCCGATCAACCTGGACACGGTGCGGGACATCTGCGCGGTGCAGGGGCTGGAGATCGAGCTGGGCGGCGGGCTGCGGTCGCTGGCCGACGTGGAGCGCGTGCTGGCCCTGGGGGTGCGCTACGCCGTCCTCGGCACCGCCGCGGTGGAGCGGCTCGACCTGGTGCGCCAGGCCTGCCAGCGCTTCCCCGGCCAGGTGGTCTGCGGCATCGACGCCCGCAACGGCGAGGTGAAGGTGGCCGGCTGGCTGGAGGGCTCCGGGCTCAAGGCGGCCGAGGTGGCGCGCCGGGTCAAGGAGGCCGGGGTGACGCTGGTGGAGTACACCGACGTGGCCCGCGACGGCATGTTCACCGGGGTGGACGCCGCCGGCGCGGCCGCGCTGCAGGCCGAGGCCGGGCTGCCGGTGGTGGCCTCGGGCGGCGTGGCCAGCCTGGACGACGTGACGGCCTGCCTGGCCGCCGGGGTGGCCGGTCTCATCGTGGGCAAGGCGCTCTACGAGGGGCGCTTCACCCTGGCCGCCGCGGTGGCGCTGGCCCGCACCCCCGCCGGCGCCGCCGCCGGCCCCCGCCCCGCCTGA